The window GCTGGTGTTTGCTGCGGCAGGCATTACCGATTGGTTTGACGGCTTTTTGGCGCGACGTTGGGCGCAGACTTCTGATTTTGGCGCGTTTCTCGACCCTGTTGCCGATAAGCTGATGGTGGCGGCGGCATTGATTTTACTGGTGCAGTTTAACCGCACTTTTGCCCTGTTTGCCATTATTATTATCGGGCGCGAAATTACCGTATCGGCTTTGCGTGAATGGATGGCGCAGATGGGACGACGCAGCAGCGTGGCGGTGGTGAGTTTGGGGAAATTTAAAACCGCTGCCCAAATCGCCGCCATTATTATGCTGCTGATTAACGACCGCGATTTTTACGGTATCGATTTGTATGTGTGGGGCAATGTGCTGATGTTTGTGGCGGTGGTGCTGACGGTTTGGTCTATGCTCTACTACCTGAAACGGGCGTGGGCGCAGCTTTCGTCAACGGAAACAACAACTAATTAACCATTTGTATTGATAGGATAAATAATAAAAACGCCACAGCCTGTACTGTGACGTTTTCCGTTATAATCGTTCTTTTCCAACCCAATTCGAGAACCATTATGGCAACAAAACCCGACAACGAAAAAAGCCTTGCCCTGCAAGCCGCGCTCGCCCAAATTGAAAAAAGTTTCGGCAAAGGCGCGGTCATGAAAATGGACGGCAGCCATCAGGAAGACGATTTGCAAGTGATTTCCACTGGCTCGCTGACGATTGACCTTGCCTTGGGCGTAGGCGGTTTGCCACGCGGACGGATTGTGGAAATTTTCGGACCCGAATCGTCAGGCAAAACCACTTTGTGTTTGGAAACCATCGCCCAATGCCAAAAAAATGGCGGCGTATGTGCCTTTATTGATGCCGAAAACGCTTTTGACCCCGTGTATGCGCGTAAATTGGGCGTGAATGTGGAAGAGCTGCTGGTGTCGCAACCCGATACGGGCGAACAGGCTTTGGAAATCTGCGACATGCTGGTACGCAGCGGCGGTGTGGACATGGTGGTGGTGGATTCGGTTGCCGCGCTGGTGCCCAAAGCCGAAATTGAAGGCGAAATGGGCGACAGCCATGTGGGTTTACACGCCCGCTTGATGAGCCAAGCCCTGCGTAAATTAACAGGCAACATCAAAAAAACCAATACTTTGGTGGTGTTTATTAACCAAATCCGCATGAAAATTGGCGTGATGTTCGGCAGCCCCGAAACCACCACGGGCGGTAATGCGCTGAAATTCTACGCATCGGTGCGTTTGGACATCCGCCGTGGTGTACAAATCAAAAAAGGCGACGATGTTTTGGGCAATGAAACCAAAGTAAAAGTGATTAAAAACAAGGTTGCGCCGCCGTTCCGCATTGCCGATTTTGATATTTTGTATGGCGAAGGCATCAGCTATGAAGGCGAACTGATTGATTTGGGCGTAAAAGCGGGCGTGGTGCAAAAATCGGGCGCGTGGTTTAGCTACAACGGTGCAAAAATCGGTCAGGGCAAAGACAATTCGCGCCAATGGTTAAAAGAAAATCCTGAAATTGCAGCGGAAATTGACCGTAAAATCCGCGAACAATCGGGCTTGGTGCAGTTGGTACACGAAGGCACGCCTGAAGATGACGGCGTGGAAGTTGCGCCCGCAGAATAAGGTTTAAGCCAAGAAAATCCCGCCACAGTAAAATGTAGCGGGATTTTTTATAGTTGATTAAAATCGCAACGATAAGGCGTTGCCAACGCCCTGATGTACTACCCGTGCACGGCGGGCGTTGTCGTCTTTTCTCGTTTTTATTTTTATCAACTATATTTATAGTTTGGGTTTGCTGCAATTGCCACGTTTTGCCATGTTTAATTTGGATATCGCTGATTTTCCTTTGGCTTCATCTACTTGTTCCAAATTTGCTCCACCTACAAATACACCTAATTTCATGTATTGACGAACAAAATAGTTTTTACCATTTTCCATGTTGATGCTTAAAATATTGGGGGAGAATTCTGATTCGGTTGCAATTTGATGTGTCCCCGAAGGTAATTCGGTATGGAAAAATACATTTGGTGCAGATTCACCTAGGCATTCCCCATCTACCCAAATATCTTTTTTTAAAGCACCACCTAAACTGCCTACACGGTAAACATATAACCCTGCTTTACCTTCGGCAGGTAATTGAAATTTTTTAGCTTGTTCGGAGTGTTCTGCTGGCGCAGTGGCGACTGATGCGCAACCACTTAAAATCATTAAGGCAGTTAGTGCGGCAATACCATTTGCTCGTATCATCACGTTTTTCTCCAATATGTTAAAGTTGCATAATTTGACATGAACACGTTATCTTAACCTTTTCTCTTGTTAATTTGCAAGTGCATTGGATTTAAAGCATTAAAAAAAGCACCACTAAAATAGTGTGGTGCTTTTGTGAGCATTTATTTTGGCAAAATCAATACATTTTGGGGGGCAATTGATGGCTGCGCAGGCGTTTTTGCAGACGTTTTACGGCAGCGGCTTTTTTGCGTTTGCGTTCGGTGGTGGGTTTTTCGTAGGCTTCACGGGCGCGCAATTCGGTCAGCAAGCCGGTTTTTTCAATGGCGCGTTTGAAACGGCGCATGGCAACTTCAAAGGGTTCGTTTTCTTTTACACGAATAGTAGGCATGTTTTATCCTTTAATATAAAGTAAATAAAAATAAAAAACGGCAGACATTCTGCCTGAATGCACGGTTTGCGCTTCATGGGAAGCGGGGCGGTGCTTGCCCGATGATTCAACATCACCTCCTAAACGCCACTGCCTGTCGGCAGCCCAAATGCTTCCACAACGCGCACATGCGGCGGAAATTTAATCCTAAACGTTAAATTATGCGGTTTTTTGTGCGTACCGTCAAGAAAAACTACCGTTTCCATTCTTGCTGTAAGGCGCGGATATTGGCTTCGCGGTCGCGCACAATATCGGACAAACGGCGCACGGCGACGCTGTCCTGTCGTTTTTGCGCGGATTGCAAAGCACGTTGCGCGTGGGCGAGGGCTTGATTTTCTCGGGCTATTTCGTTTGCCAAAATATCGCGGCGCTTGGGTGGTGGTGGTGGGGCGATAAGGGTGTGGCGTGGTCGCGGCGGTGTGGTTTTTTTGGAGTGTGGGACAACTGGGTTGGGCGCAACAGGTGCGGGCTTGGGCAGCGGCGGCAAAATCGGGGTGTTGTCAAAGCTACCGTATTCGTAGCGTTGCCAAATTTGGGTAATGGCATCATCGTTTGGATTGGCGGGGGTATCGTCAGCGGCGGGCGCGGAAGCGGCGGGCAGGGCAACTTCGGCAGACACCTGTGGCGCGGGCGAAAAAGCGGTTTGCGGGCTTTCGGTAATGCCGTCCATTTGCGACAGGCGACAAGACTGCAAACCTTGCCGCTCGGTGGTGTAAACGGGTTTGCCGTTTGACAGACAGATATAGGTGGCGGCGGAAGCAGGTGTGCTTGTGGCGGCAAACAGCAGCCACATTAGCATAAACGGGATATTAAGCCGTTTGTTCATCGTTTAGTTTGACAATACCGTTTGATGGCAAAGTGGCGGCGATTTCGGCAGCGGTTTGCTCGTTCAATACATAATCGGGGGCAATTTCGGCAAGCGGATACATCACAAACGCCCGTTCTACAGCGCGGGGGTGGGGCAGAGTGAGACTGCTGCTGTGATGGCTTTCGCCATTAAAGTCAATAATATCCAAATCCAAAGTGCGCGGCGCATTGCGGAAACTGCGTTCGCGCCCGAATGTCTGTTCAATGTTTTGCAAGGCGCGTAACAGCGTTTCTGCGTCCCAATCGCTTTCTACCAGCGCGGCGGCGTTGATAAAATCGGGCTGGTCGGTATAGCCCACGGGCGCGGTGCGGTATAAAGACGACAGGCGCAGCAAACGCACGCCGTCTAAAGCCGCCACAGCAGCGGCGGCGCGGCGGACTTGTTCGGCGGGTTGTTGCAGATTGCTGCCAA is drawn from Conchiformibius steedae and contains these coding sequences:
- the folK gene encoding 2-amino-4-hydroxy-6-hydroxymethyldihydropteridine diphosphokinase encodes the protein MSVTAVIAFGSNLQQPAEQVRRAAAAVAALDGVRLLRLSSLYRTAPVGYTDQPDFINAAALVESDWDAETLLRALQNIEQTFGRERSFRNAPRTLDLDIIDFNGESHHSSSLTLPHPRAVERAFVMYPLAEIAPDYVLNEQTAAEIAATLPSNGIVKLNDEQTA
- the pgsA gene encoding CDP-diacylglycerol--glycerol-3-phosphate 3-phosphatidyltransferase, coding for MPWNIPILLTWLRIVLIPVFAVILYLPTGWLPQAGINWAAALVFAAAGITDWFDGFLARRWAQTSDFGAFLDPVADKLMVAAALILLVQFNRTFALFAIIIIGREITVSALREWMAQMGRRSSVAVVSLGKFKTAAQIAAIIMLLINDRDFYGIDLYVWGNVLMFVAVVLTVWSMLYYLKRAWAQLSSTETTTN
- the recA gene encoding recombinase RecA, with the translated sequence MATKPDNEKSLALQAALAQIEKSFGKGAVMKMDGSHQEDDLQVISTGSLTIDLALGVGGLPRGRIVEIFGPESSGKTTLCLETIAQCQKNGGVCAFIDAENAFDPVYARKLGVNVEELLVSQPDTGEQALEICDMLVRSGGVDMVVVDSVAALVPKAEIEGEMGDSHVGLHARLMSQALRKLTGNIKKTNTLVVFINQIRMKIGVMFGSPETTTGGNALKFYASVRLDIRRGVQIKKGDDVLGNETKVKVIKNKVAPPFRIADFDILYGEGISYEGELIDLGVKAGVVQKSGAWFSYNGAKIGQGKDNSRQWLKENPEIAAEIDRKIREQSGLVQLVHEGTPEDDGVEVAPAE
- a CDS encoding DUF2846 domain-containing protein produces the protein MIRANGIAALTALMILSGCASVATAPAEHSEQAKKFQLPAEGKAGLYVYRVGSLGGALKKDIWVDGECLGESAPNVFFHTELPSGTHQIATESEFSPNILSINMENGKNYFVRQYMKLGVFVGGANLEQVDEAKGKSAISKLNMAKRGNCSKPKL
- the rpsU gene encoding 30S ribosomal protein S21 → MPTIRVKENEPFEVAMRRFKRAIEKTGLLTELRAREAYEKPTTERKRKKAAAVKRLQKRLRSHQLPPKMY